The following are from one region of the Carassius gibelio isolate Cgi1373 ecotype wild population from Czech Republic chromosome A13, carGib1.2-hapl.c, whole genome shotgun sequence genome:
- the cnrip1b gene encoding CB1 cannabinoid receptor-interacting protein 1b: MADIPQLIKVGVSLKTTPNNGPVYFKSDGTRFGQTRTIKLLTGTKYKIDVIVKPGAVEATSMTIGGVSFPLEQQSKDPQSVVYTGMYDTEGVTHTKSGERQPVQVNIQFTQAGLFETVWQVKFYNYNKRDHCQWGNSFNSIEYECKPNDTRTLMWINKELFL, translated from the exons ATGGCTGACATACCCCAACTGATTAAAGTCGGCGTCTCGCTGAAAACCACTCCGAATAACGGACCAGTCTACTTCAAATCGGACGGGACGAGATTCGGTCAGACCCGAACCATCAAACTACTGACGGGAACTAAATATAAGATCGACGTGATCGTTAAACCGGGAGCGGTGGAGGCGAC ATCCATGACTATCGGCGGAGTGTCTTTTCCGCTGGAGCAGCAGTCTAAAGACCCTCAGTCCGTAGTGTACACTGGGATGTATGACACTGAGGGGGTAACACACACCAAAAGCGGCGAGAGGCAACCTGTTCAGGTCAACATACAG TTCACTCAGGCAGGGCTTTTCGAGACCGTCTGGCAGGTCAAGTTCTACAACTACAACAAGAGAGACCACTGTCAATGGGGGAACAGCTTCAACAGCATCGAGTACGAGTGTAAACCCAACGACACACGCACCCTCATGTGGATCAATAAAGAACTGTTTCTGTAA
- the plek gene encoding pleckstrin yields MEPTTIREGYLVKKGTVLNSWKVLWVVLADDAIEYYKKKTDNSPKGMIPLKGAKLTSPCQDFTKRSLVFKVSTAKNQDHFFQAAHLEERELWVKDIKRALTCLQGGKKFARKSTRRSIRLPENVNLSELYVLMKDQDSGVKELKVEKDKRLFNHCFTGNSVIDWLISEGKSRNRAEGLMLASGLLNEGFLLPAGDVSKDGAEKGAECVFLDQIEALYYFADSGFFCEGYSSDEDVILKEEFRGAIVKQGLLLKQGHRRKNWKVRKFILRDDPAYIHYYDPTKGEDDPLGSIHLRGSVVTAVEYVPDAKRQEVDGNLFEIITSDEVHYYLQAATADERKDWIRAVQSVAKMGK; encoded by the exons ATGGAGCCAACAACAATCAGAGAAGGATACCTCGTGAAGAag GGCACTGTGCTGAACTCATGGAAGGTGTTGTGGGTGGTGTTAGCAGACGATGCCATTGAGTATTACAAGAAGAAGACAGACAACAGTCCGAAGGGAATGATCCCTCTGAAGGGTGCGAAACTGACCAGCCCGTGCCAGGATTTCACTAAAAGATCG CTAGTGTTCAAGGTCAGTACAGCTAAGAACCAGGACCATTTCTTTCAAGCGGCCCACCTCGAGGAGAGGGAGCTCTGGGTTAAAGATATCAAGAGAGCCCTCACCTGTTTACAGGGAGGCAAGAAGTTTGCCAGGAAGTCAACGCGCCGATCCATTCGCTTACCAGAAAATGTCAACCTGAG TGAGCTCTATGTTTTAATGAAAGATCAAGACAGTGGAGTTAAAGAGCTGAAGGTAGAGAAGGATAAACGGCTGTTCAATCACTGTTTCACAG GAAACTCAGTGATCGACTGGTTGATTTCTGAGGGGAAGTCCAGAAACAGAGCCGAGGGCCTGATGCTGGCCTCCGGACTGCTGAACGAGGGATTCCTGCTGCCCGCCGGAGACGTGTCCAAAGACGGCGCAGAAAAAGGAGCCGAATGTGTTTTCCTGGATCAAATCGAGGCTCTTTATTACTTT GCAGATAGTGGTTTCTTTTGTGAGGGTTACTCGAGCGATGAGGACGTGATCTTGAAGGAGGAGTTCAGAGGGGCCATAGTCAAACAGGGTCTTCTGCTGAAGCAG GGTCACCGGCGAAAGAATTGGAAAGTCAGAAAGTTTATCCTTCGAGATGATCCTGCTTATATCCACTACTATGATCCCACCAAA GGCGAGGACGATCCTCTCGGCTCCATTCATCTGCGTGGCTCAGTTGTGACGGCGGTGGAATACGTCCCTGACG CCAAGAGGCAGGAGGTGGATGGGAATCTCTTTGAGATCATCACGTCAGATGAGGTACACTACTATCTGCAGGCAGCTACAGCCGACGAGCGCAAGGACTGGATCAGAGCCGTACAGAGCGTCGCCAAGATGGGGAAATAA